One stretch of Arachis duranensis cultivar V14167 chromosome 1, aradu.V14167.gnm2.J7QH, whole genome shotgun sequence DNA includes these proteins:
- the LOC107469370 gene encoding tRNA (guanine(37)-N1)-methyltransferase 2 isoform X1, which yields MLLDESEFDVHLKLWVLRIPCQHCKLATRILNGYMLDKPRVKPITEDPTSRKNRYIILSEKVQNQDLSDIPKEKLDELKGLCEIEVLPYSLTLGYSYWSADHVLKQILPAGVEVPSSFETIGQIAHLNLHDELLPYKDVIAKVIFDKNYPRIKTVVNKVGTITNEFRVPEFEVLAGEHDMVTEVKQYGATFKLDYSLVYWNSRLEHEHKRLVSLFQPGEIICDMFAGIGPFAIPAAQKGCLVYANDLNPDSIHYLRINAKVNKVEDRIYAYNTDARKFISQLMEMPTSDVKLECESCNTKDDVETSAETALLIVDRKGIGDRNNNSLEDVECPSKHDDTSVTSAKRSSSSSHEENGKTRETDSFEGGGKRGSQNKRMRGSEFTDTKTWEHIDHVIMNLPASAVQFLDAFRGLIQRKYWKGNLPWVHCYCFIRATETPETIIAVAESALSACIQDPIFHRVRDVAPNKAMFCLSFRLPEACCREDDQ from the exons ATGTTGTTGGATGAGAGTGAGTTTGATGTCCACTTGAAGCTTTGGGTGCTTCGAATTCCTTGCCAACATTGCAAACTCGCCACTCGAATACTCAATGG TTACATGCTTGATAAGCCCCGGGTTAAACCCATCACTGAGGACCCGACATCTCGTAAAAACCGTTACATTATTCTCTCCGAGAAAGTTCAGAACCAAG ATTTATCTGATATTCCGAAAGAAAAGCTCGATGAGCTTAAGGGCTTGTGTGAGATTGAAGTTTTGCCCTACTCATTAACACTAGGGTATTCATATTGGAGTGCTG ATCATGTGCTTAAGCAGATACTGCCTGCTGGAGTTGAGGTTCCCTCATCCTTTGAAACAATag GTCAAATTGCCCATTTAAACCTACACGATGAATTACTTCCCTACAAAGATGTTATTGCAAAGGTTATTTTTGAT AAAAACTATCCAAGAATCAAAACCGTTGTTAATAAAGTGGGAACCATTACAAATGAATTTCGTGTTCCAGAATTTGAAGTTTTAGCAGGAGAACATGATATGGTTACAGAAGTGAAGCAATATGGTGCCACTTTTAAGCTTGATTACAGTTTGGTTTATTGGAATTCTAGATTGGAACATGAACATAAAAGATTGGTTTCTCTGTTCCAACCTGGAGAGATCATTTGCGATATGTTTGCGGGTATAGGTCCTTTTGCAATTCCTGCAGCCCAAAAAGGATGCCTAGTCTATGCAAATGATTTGAATCCAGATAGCATTCACTATCTGAGGATCAATGCCAAAGTCAACAAGGTCGAAGATCGCATATATGCATACAACACGGATGCTAGAAAATTCATCTCCCAGCTGATGGAGATGCCAACTTCTGACGTTAAATTAGAATGTGAGTCATGCAACACAAAAGATGATGTTGAAACAAGTGCAGAAACTGCCTTGCTAATTG TTGATAGAAAGGGCATAGGAGATCGCAATAACAACAGTTTAGAGGATGTAGAATGTCCATCAAAGCATGATGATACATCTGTAACTTCTGCTAAGAGATCTTCTAGTAGTTCCCATGAAG AGAATGGAAAGACTCGTGAAACTGATAGCTTTGAAGGTGGCGGGAAAAGAGGAAGCCAAAACAAGAGAATGAGAGGTTCCGAGTTCACTGACACAAAAACTTGGGAGCATATTGACCACGTAATAATGAACCTACCAGCATCAGCTGTTCAGTTTCTAG ATGCATTTAGGGGATTAATCCAGAGGAAATATTGGAAAGGAAATCTACCATGGGTCCACTGCTATTGCTTCATTAGAGCAACTGAAACTCCAGAGACGATAATAGCT GTGGCAGAGTCTGCTTTGAGTGCCTGTATACAAGACCCAATATTTCATCGGGTTAGGGATGTAGCTCCAAACAAG GCAATGTTTTGTTTAAGCTTCAGGTTGCCAGAAGCATGCTGTAGGGAAGATGATCAATAA
- the LOC107469370 gene encoding tRNA (guanine(37)-N1)-methyltransferase 2 isoform X2: MLLDESEFDVHLKLWVLRIPCQHCKLATRILNGYMLDKPRVKPITEDPTSRKNRYIILSEKVQNQDLSDIPKEKLDELKGLCEIEVLPYSLTLGYSYWSADHVLKQILPAGVEVPSSFETIGQIAHLNLHDELLPYKDVIAKKNYPRIKTVVNKVGTITNEFRVPEFEVLAGEHDMVTEVKQYGATFKLDYSLVYWNSRLEHEHKRLVSLFQPGEIICDMFAGIGPFAIPAAQKGCLVYANDLNPDSIHYLRINAKVNKVEDRIYAYNTDARKFISQLMEMPTSDVKLECESCNTKDDVETSAETALLIVDRKGIGDRNNNSLEDVECPSKHDDTSVTSAKRSSSSSHEENGKTRETDSFEGGGKRGSQNKRMRGSEFTDTKTWEHIDHVIMNLPASAVQFLDAFRGLIQRKYWKGNLPWVHCYCFIRATETPETIIAVAESALSACIQDPIFHRVRDVAPNKAMFCLSFRLPEACCREDDQ; the protein is encoded by the exons ATGTTGTTGGATGAGAGTGAGTTTGATGTCCACTTGAAGCTTTGGGTGCTTCGAATTCCTTGCCAACATTGCAAACTCGCCACTCGAATACTCAATGG TTACATGCTTGATAAGCCCCGGGTTAAACCCATCACTGAGGACCCGACATCTCGTAAAAACCGTTACATTATTCTCTCCGAGAAAGTTCAGAACCAAG ATTTATCTGATATTCCGAAAGAAAAGCTCGATGAGCTTAAGGGCTTGTGTGAGATTGAAGTTTTGCCCTACTCATTAACACTAGGGTATTCATATTGGAGTGCTG ATCATGTGCTTAAGCAGATACTGCCTGCTGGAGTTGAGGTTCCCTCATCCTTTGAAACAATag GTCAAATTGCCCATTTAAACCTACACGATGAATTACTTCCCTACAAAGATGTTATTGCAAAG AAAAACTATCCAAGAATCAAAACCGTTGTTAATAAAGTGGGAACCATTACAAATGAATTTCGTGTTCCAGAATTTGAAGTTTTAGCAGGAGAACATGATATGGTTACAGAAGTGAAGCAATATGGTGCCACTTTTAAGCTTGATTACAGTTTGGTTTATTGGAATTCTAGATTGGAACATGAACATAAAAGATTGGTTTCTCTGTTCCAACCTGGAGAGATCATTTGCGATATGTTTGCGGGTATAGGTCCTTTTGCAATTCCTGCAGCCCAAAAAGGATGCCTAGTCTATGCAAATGATTTGAATCCAGATAGCATTCACTATCTGAGGATCAATGCCAAAGTCAACAAGGTCGAAGATCGCATATATGCATACAACACGGATGCTAGAAAATTCATCTCCCAGCTGATGGAGATGCCAACTTCTGACGTTAAATTAGAATGTGAGTCATGCAACACAAAAGATGATGTTGAAACAAGTGCAGAAACTGCCTTGCTAATTG TTGATAGAAAGGGCATAGGAGATCGCAATAACAACAGTTTAGAGGATGTAGAATGTCCATCAAAGCATGATGATACATCTGTAACTTCTGCTAAGAGATCTTCTAGTAGTTCCCATGAAG AGAATGGAAAGACTCGTGAAACTGATAGCTTTGAAGGTGGCGGGAAAAGAGGAAGCCAAAACAAGAGAATGAGAGGTTCCGAGTTCACTGACACAAAAACTTGGGAGCATATTGACCACGTAATAATGAACCTACCAGCATCAGCTGTTCAGTTTCTAG ATGCATTTAGGGGATTAATCCAGAGGAAATATTGGAAAGGAAATCTACCATGGGTCCACTGCTATTGCTTCATTAGAGCAACTGAAACTCCAGAGACGATAATAGCT GTGGCAGAGTCTGCTTTGAGTGCCTGTATACAAGACCCAATATTTCATCGGGTTAGGGATGTAGCTCCAAACAAG GCAATGTTTTGTTTAAGCTTCAGGTTGCCAGAAGCATGCTGTAGGGAAGATGATCAATAA
- the LOC107471197 gene encoding uncharacterized protein LOC107471197 yields MLTRERGRGRGRGRLGNANPEPTGNDAVDFMAALENMTAVMQATGEALENQMNNGNHQNNGEEGLMMLSSFMKVHPLTFRGTSNPTEVDSWIQAMEWALQAQQVSKEQCVEFETYQLQGEAQYWWQGTRRILQPDGVVISWEVFHTEIYRKYFPSSVRNAKELELLQLKLSQMTVAEYTNRFKEPCRFSRICQGAPEDFAELKCIKYERGPSE; encoded by the coding sequence ATGTTGACTCGCGAACGCGGTCGAGGGCGAGGTAGAGGTAGATTAGGGAATGCTAATCCCGAACCGACAGGGAATGATGCGGTAGATTTCATGGCTGCCCTAGAAAATATGACTGCGGTGATGCAGGCGACAGGCGAAGCGCTAGAAAACCAGATGAATAATGGGAACCATCAAAATAATGGCGAAGAAGGCCTTATGATGCTTTCCTCTTTCATGAAGGTTCACCCTCTGACCTTCAGGGGAACCTCAAATCCCACCGAGGTGGATAGTTGGATTCAGGCAATGGAATGGGCGCTGCAGGCTCAGCAGGTTTCCAAAGAGCAGTGTGTTGAATTTGAAACTTATCAGCTGCAAGGCGAGGCTCAGTATTGGTGGCAGGGAACACGGCGTATCCTGCAACCAGACGGTGTTGTAATCTCTTGGGAAGTGTTCCACACAGAAATTTACAGAAAGTATTTTCCAAGCTCAGTTAGAAATGCCAAAGAACTTGAATTGCTTCAATTAAAACTAAGCCAAATGACTGTTGCTGAGTATACTAATAGATTCAAAGAACCGTGCCGATTTTCTCGCATTTGCCAAGGTGCGCCTGAGGATTTTGCAGAGTTGAAGTGCATTAAGTACGAGAGGGGGCCTTCGGAGTGA